The Geothrix oryzae DNA window GCCATGCCCGGCATGCGCTGGTCCCCTTCATCGCCCGCGTGGACGAGGCCATGGAGTCGGCCAGCCTCATCGTGAGCCGCTCCGGGGCCAGCACCTGCGCGGAGCTGAAGGCCGCCGGGCGGGGGGCCATCCTGGTGCCCCTGCCCACCAGCGCCAACGACCACCAGCGCATGAACGCCCGGGCCCTGGCGGAGGAAGGCCGGGCCACGGTCGTGGAGCAGGCGGAGGATCTCGCCTCGCGGCTGGAGGCGGCCATCCTGCCCCGCATGGGGGATGCGACGATGCGACAGGACTTGTCCAAGGCGCCTGAGCCCAACCGGGCCGTGGACCTCTGCCTGGATGACCTGGCGTCCTACCTGGGCTGACGGGGTTCGGCGGCCCAGGCGACGGCGACGGAGATGAAGTAGAGGCCGAGCAGGACCACGCTGAAGAAGATGGTGGTGACGACGACATCGCCGGGGGTGAAGAAGGCGCTGAAGATCAGGATGGCCATGGTGGCGTGGCGCCAGTACTTCAGCATCAGGCGGGCGGTCACGATGCGGAACTTCGCGAGGAAGAAGAACAGGACGGGCAGCTCGAACATCACGCCGGTGATGAGCGTGGTGGAGATGAAGAGGTCGAGGTAGTCCGAGACATGGAGGTTGGCGCGCAGCCCGGCGGCGGCGGCTTCCTGGAAGAGGATGTCGCCCAGGAACTTGAAGGCCTGGGTGTAGGCGAAGGCCGATCCGGCCAGGAAGCAGCCCGAGGTCACCACCACGAAGGGGATGACGAGGCGGCGCTCCTTGGGCAGGAGGCCGGGCCGGATGAAGGCCCAGAGCTGGTAGAAGAGGAGCGGCGCGGCAAGGAAGGCGGCGGCCCAGAGGGAGAGCCGCATCATGCTGAAGAAGGGCTCGGTGAGATCGGTGAAGGCGAAGGGCTGGAGCTCGGCGGCGGCCTTGCCGGTCTGGCGGGCCATGGCGTCGAGGAAGGGCTTCTGGGCCCAGATCCAGAGCTTGAAGCGGAAGGCGTAGGTCGCCGCGAAGCACACGGCCACGATGAGGAGCGAGCGCACAATGCGCACCCGCAGCTCCTGCAGGTGCTCCCAGAAGCTCATCTTGTCGGGCGGCGCGGCCGGAAGCGGCATGGTCCTCTGGGTGAGATGAGGGGGAAAAGGGACCGGCCTCCCTGGGGAGGCCGGTCAATGAAGGGCCTTCAGGCCTACTTCTTGTCCTTGTCGGAGGTGACATCTTCCTTCACGGAATCCGTCAGCTCCTTGCTGGCCTTCTTGAACTCCTGGATGCCCTTGCCGAGGCTCTTGCCCAGTTCCGGCAGGCGGGAGGGGCCGAAGAAGATCAGCAGGGCGATGCCGATCAGCAGGATTTCCATCATTCCGAGGTTGCCCATGGGTGCGCTCCGAGTCGGGTGGTGCGGTGTCAGGGTTTCAGATCGGCCAGCGATACATCGCCGGGAAGATCGAGTTCCATTCTAAGCAGAGCCTGCCCGTGGGTCTTGCCCTGAGCATCGGTTTTCACGCTTTCGCTGCCGCCGCCGCCGAGCGAGTCGTGCAGGATGAAGTTGATGGCCTTGAGGTTAGGCACCTCGAAGCGTTCAATACTGCCTTTACATATGATTGAAAAGTGATGTTTGACGCGCTCCGCCGTGAGCTCCCGCTGGAGGAGCCGGTAGCCGGCCTCCGTGTAGGCAATGACGCCCACATTGGAGCCGTCGCCCTTATCGCCGCTGCGGGCATGGGCGATGTCTTCGAGTCGGATGCGGGTCATTTCCCCTCCACGGCCCGGCGGCCCAGGGAGTGGTAGGTCCAGCCTTTGGCCTGCATGGCTTCGGGCCGGAACAGGTTGCGGCCATCGAAGATGCGGCGGGCCTTCAGGGCCTTGGCCACCGCCTCTAGGTCGGCCTCGCGGTATTCGGACCATTCCGTGGCGATGAGCAGGGCGTCGGCGCCTTCGCAGGCGGCCAGCGGCGATTCCGCGTAGCGCACCTTGTCGCCGATCTTCGCCTTCACGGCCTCCATGGCGGCGAAATCATGCACCACCACTTCGGCGCCCAGGTTCACCAGGCCATCGATGAGCTCCAGGGCCATGCTTTCGCGGATGTCGTCCGTGTTGGCCTTGAAGGCCAGGCCCCAGAGGGCGAAGCGCCGGTCTTTCAGCGGGGCGGGGACGCCGGCCTGCACGCCGAAGTGCGCCTTCACCTTCTTCAGGAGCACCTGCTTCTGGTGGCGGTTCGCTTCCACGGTGGCGGCCAGGGTCATGAGGGGGTGGCCCTGCTCGCGGCCCACCTTGAGCAGCGCCTGCAGATCCTTGGGGAAGCAGGAACCGCCGAAGCCGGGGCCGGGGTTGAGGAAGGCGGGACCGATGCGGTGGTCGGCGCCGATGGCCGTCTTCACATGATCCACATCCGCGCCCACGCACTCCGCCAGGTTGGCGATCTCGTTGATGAAGCTGATGCGCAGGGCCAGCATGGCGTTGGCGGCGTACTTCGTGAGTTCGGCACTGGGCGGATCCATGCGGAACCACTTGCCGCCGCTGCGGTCCAGGAAGGACTGGTAGAGTCCCTTCATCACGGCCTCGGCGTGATCCGAGCGGCAACCCACCACCACGCGGTCGGGCTCCAGGAAGTCGCCGATGGCCGAGCCTTCCCGCAGGAACTCGGGGTTGCTCACCACCTCGAAGGCGCGGTCGGTATGGGCGGCGATCTCGGCATGGACGCGGGCGGCGGTGCCCACGGGCACGGTGCTCTTGTCGACCACGATCAGCGGCTTGGCGTCCTTGGCACGGAGGGCCATGGCATCGCCGATCTGGCCCGCCACGGCCAGCACATACTTCATGTCGGCGCTGCCATCTTCGCTCTGGGGGGTGCCCACACAGATGAAGGCCGCGTCCGCATCCGCGATGCCGGCCTTGAGGTCCGTGGTGAAGCGCAGGGCGCCGGAGGCCAGGTGCCTGGCGAGGAGCTCGTCCAGGCCCGGCTCGAAGATGGGCGATTCGCCTCGGGAGAGGGTGGCCACCTTGGCCGCGTCCACATCCACCCCGAGAATGCGGTGCCCCGCTTCGGCGAAGCAGGCCGCCGCCACCAGCCCCACATATCCCGACCCGATGACCAGCACCTGCATGATGTCCTCGCGCAAAGCATCCAGTGTAGCTTGCTATCATTCGGGGGAGGAGACAGCATGGCGATCCTAGCGGCACCCACGGGCAACGAGGTCAATCTGCTGGAGGTCATGCTGCATGCGGGGCCGGTTTCCAAGACGGTGCTGGCGATCCTTGCGACCTTTTCCCTCCTGAGCTGGGTGGTGATCATCCGCAAGGCTCTGCTTTACCGTCGCAGCCGGGCGGTGTCCGAGCAGTTCCGCGGGGCCTTCAAGCGCGCCACCGATTGGCGCGAGCTGAAGCAGCAGATCGAGAAGTTCGCCCTCAGCCCCCTCGTGGGCCTGTTCGTGGCAGGCTACGGCGAGGTGACCTACCAGCTGCGCCAGGTGGGCGTGGATGGCCGCCCGCAGCTCCGGAGCATGGAGGCCGTGGAACGGAGCCTCCAGCGGGCAAGCGTGGTGGAGATGGGCCGTCTTGAGCGCTCCCTGGGAGGCCTGGCCACGGTGGCGGCGGTCAGCCCCTTCATCGGCCTCTTCGGCACGGTGTGGGGCATCATCGATGCCTTCCGCGGCATCGGCGCCAC harbors:
- the tatC gene encoding twin-arginine translocase subunit TatC is translated as MPLPAAPPDKMSFWEHLQELRVRIVRSLLIVAVCFAATYAFRFKLWIWAQKPFLDAMARQTGKAAAELQPFAFTDLTEPFFSMMRLSLWAAAFLAAPLLFYQLWAFIRPGLLPKERRLVIPFVVVTSGCFLAGSAFAYTQAFKFLGDILFQEAAAAGLRANLHVSDYLDLFISTTLITGVMFELPVLFFFLAKFRIVTARLMLKYWRHATMAILIFSAFFTPGDVVVTTIFFSVVLLGLYFISVAVAWAAEPRQPR
- the tatA gene encoding twin-arginine translocase TatA/TatE family subunit gives rise to the protein MGNLGMMEILLIGIALLIFFGPSRLPELGKSLGKGIQEFKKASKELTDSVKEDVTSDKDKK
- a CDS encoding AtuA-related protein, which codes for MTRIRLEDIAHARSGDKGDGSNVGVIAYTEAGYRLLQRELTAERVKHHFSIICKGSIERFEVPNLKAINFILHDSLGGGGSESVKTDAQGKTHGQALLRMELDLPGDVSLADLKP
- a CDS encoding UDP-glucose dehydrogenase family protein, which encodes MREDIMQVLVIGSGYVGLVAAACFAEAGHRILGVDVDAAKVATLSRGESPIFEPGLDELLARHLASGALRFTTDLKAGIADADAAFICVGTPQSEDGSADMKYVLAVAGQIGDAMALRAKDAKPLIVVDKSTVPVGTAARVHAEIAAHTDRAFEVVSNPEFLREGSAIGDFLEPDRVVVGCRSDHAEAVMKGLYQSFLDRSGGKWFRMDPPSAELTKYAANAMLALRISFINEIANLAECVGADVDHVKTAIGADHRIGPAFLNPGPGFGGSCFPKDLQALLKVGREQGHPLMTLAATVEANRHQKQVLLKKVKAHFGVQAGVPAPLKDRRFALWGLAFKANTDDIRESMALELIDGLVNLGAEVVVHDFAAMEAVKAKIGDKVRYAESPLAACEGADALLIATEWSEYREADLEAVAKALKARRIFDGRNLFRPEAMQAKGWTYHSLGRRAVEGK
- a CDS encoding MotA/TolQ/ExbB proton channel family protein, producing MAILAAPTGNEVNLLEVMLHAGPVSKTVLAILATFSLLSWVVIIRKALLYRRSRAVSEQFRGAFKRATDWRELKQQIEKFALSPLVGLFVAGYGEVTYQLRQVGVDGRPQLRSMEAVERSLQRASVVEMGRLERSLGGLATVAAVSPFIGLFGTVWGIIDAFRGIGATGNANLATVAPGISEALVATAIGLVAAIPALMAYNFFQGQLKQFQTELDDFSLEFISLSERNFT